A window from Culex pipiens pallens isolate TS chromosome 3, TS_CPP_V2, whole genome shotgun sequence encodes these proteins:
- the LOC120431910 gene encoding GTPase HRas, which yields MTEYKLVVVGAGGVGKSALTIQLIQNHFVDEYDPTIEDSYRKQVVIDGETCLLDILDTAGQEEYSAMRDQYMRTGEGFLLVFAVNSAKSFEDIGTYREQIKRVKDAEEVPMVLVGNKCDLQAWAVDMNQARDVAKQYGVPFVETSAKTRMGVDDAFYTLVREIRKDKERGKKNKKHNKLGSSRRFKCRLL from the exons ATGACCGAGTACAAACTGGTGGTGGTCGGTGCCGGAGGCGTTGGCAAGTCCGCCCTCACGATACAGCTCATCCAGAACCACTTTGTGGACGAGTACGATCCGACCATCGAGGACTCCTACCGGAAGCAGGTGGTGATTG ACGGTGAAACGTGTTTGTTGGACATCCTGGATACGGCCGGTCAGGAGGAATACTCAGCCATGCGAGACCAGTACATGCGAACCGGGGAAGGCTTTCTGCTGGTGTTTGCAGTAAACAGTGCCAAAAGTTTCGAAGATATAG gaaCGTATCGAGAGCAAATTAAGCGCGTCAAGGATGCCGAAGAAGTCCCCATGGTTCTCGTTGGCAACAAATGTGATCTCCAGGCATGGGCCGTCGATATGAACCAGGCGAGAGAT GTGGCGAAGCAGTACGGGGTGCCATTTGTCGAAACGTCCGCCAAGACCAGAATGGGAGTCGATGATGCCTTTTACACGCTCGTTCGCGAGATTCGCAAGGACAAAGAAAGAGGGAAGAAAAACAAGAAGCACAACAAGCTTGGCTCGAGCCGTCGATTCAAGTGTCGGTTGCtgtaa
- the LOC120430650 gene encoding uncharacterized protein LOC120430650, which produces MRQVNRCGTCWLLVIFASLVLLAASSEARRVRRQQPSRNLFTTFFPPSGKFVRNRPLPSSSASPYLNSSPFSTSQPVRTTFLGQSVNELTTAPIRVVSRPQQSNNNNLPPPLEPRKPKRSRDFYGCLSNCLTLSHYNPVCGTDHTTYHNVYKLDCANRCGARPRVQVRRPGIC; this is translated from the exons ATGAGACAAGTCAATCGCTGTGGCACCTGTTGGCTACTGGTCATCTTTG CATCTCTGGTGCTGCTGGCGGCCAGTTCGGAGGCTCGACGCGTCAGACGGCAGCAGCCCAGTCGGAATCTTTTCACGACATTCTTCCCACCAAGTGGTAAATTTG TTCGCAACCGCCCCCTGCCCTCCTCCAGCGCCTCGCCCTACCTCAACAGCTCCCCCTTCAGCACGAGCCAACCCGTTCGCACCACCTTCCTGGGTCAATCCGTCAACGAACTGACCACCGCGCCCATCCGGGTGGTGTCGCGACCCCAgcagagcaacaacaacaacctccCACCGCCGCTGGAACCGCGGAAGCCGAAGCGATCGCGGGACTTTTACGGCTGTCTGTCCAACTGCCTCACCCTGAGCCACTACAACCCGGTTTGCGGAACGGACCACACGACGTACCACAACGTGTACAAGCTGGACTGTGCCAACCGGTGCGGAGCGAGACCCC GAGTGCAAGTTCGGAGGCCCGGCATCTGCTGA